A window of the Hordeum vulgare subsp. vulgare chromosome 5H, MorexV3_pseudomolecules_assembly, whole genome shotgun sequence genome harbors these coding sequences:
- the LOC123398946 gene encoding purine permease 3-like codes for MDVEAPKDDEQRPAPPARGKAMQRLLVALNCGMLTLGTTGGPLLSRLYFSKGGHRKWLSAWLETGGWPLLLLPVAASYLRRRAQDPSAPVVLAPPRILVAAAGLGLATGADDFLYAYGLSFVPVSTSAILISTQLAFTVLFAFLIVRQRLTALSVNAVALLTVGAVVLGLHVSSDRPAGVTRGQYWLGFLLTLGSAALYGLVLPLIELTYKRAAGGGRVVTYALVMEMQLVMGFFATAFCTVGMIVNNDFQAMAREARAFELGEARYYTVLVWSAILWQFFFLGAVGVIFCVHTLFAGILIAVFIPVTEVLAVIFLHEKFSSEKGVALVLSLWGLASYSYGEYSDAKAAKKKAALDAQAS; via the exons CTGCGGCATGCTGACGCTGGGCACCACGGGCGGGCCGCTCCTGAGCCGCCTCTACTTCAGCAAGGGCGGGCACCGGAAGTGGCTGTCGGCGTGGCTCGAGACGGGCGGCTGGCCGCTGCTGTTGCTCCCCGTGGCGGCGTCGTACCTGCGCCGGCGCGCGCAGGACCCCAGCGCGCCCGTGGTGCTGGCCCCGCCGAGGATACTCGTGGCGGCCGCGGGGCTCGGGCTGGCGACCGGCGCCGACGACTTCCTGTACGCGTACGGGCTGTCGTTCGTGCCCGTGTCCACCTCGGCGATCCTCATCTCCACGCAGCTCGCCTTCACCGTCCTGTTCGCGTTCCTCATCGTGCGGCAGCGGCTGACGGCGCTGTCGGTGAACGCGGTGGCGCTGCTCACCGTGGGCGCCGTGGTGCTGGGCCTGCACGTCTCCTCCGACCGCCCCGCCGGGGTGACCAGGGGGCAGTACTGGCTGGGGTTCCTGCTCACCCTCGGCTCCGCCGCGCTGTACGGGCTGGTGCTGCCGCTCATCGAGCTGACCTACAAGCGGGCCGCGGGCGGCGGCCGCGTGGTGACCTACGCGCTGGTCATGGAGATGCAGCTGGTGATGGGCTTCTTCGCCACCGCTTTCTGCACCGTCGGCATGATCGTCAACAACGATTTCCAG GCGATGGCGAGGGAGGCGCGGGCGTTCGAGCTGGGGGAGGCCCGGTACTACACGGTGCTGGTGTGGAGCGCCATCCTGTGGCAGTTCTTCTTCCTGGGCGCCGTGGGCGTCATCTTCTGCGTCCACACCCTCTTCGCCGGGATCCTCATCGCCGTCTTCATCCCGGTGACGGAGGTGCTGGCCGTCATCTTCCTGCACGAGAAGTTCAGCAGCGAGAAGGGCGTCGCGCTCGTGCTCTCGCTCTGGGGCCTCGCCTCCTACTCCTACGGCGAGTACAGCGACGCCAAGGCCGCCAAGAAGAAAGCGGCCTTGGACGCCCAGGCCTCGTGA